CGCGGGTTCGTGTCCCGTGCCGCGCTCGACTTGTTGGTGGTCACGGACGACGTCGAGGCCGCGCTGGACGCTTGTGCCGGTTAGCTGACGCGGGCCTCACCGAGCCCACGGGCGGTCGCGAGTCGGTTGGCTTCCTCGGCGAACATGTCGACGTCCAGCGGCACGAACGGCGAGAGCTTCACGTCCAGCCGGTCGGTGGCCGCCTTGGCCTGCCAGGTGCCGAGGATCTCGCCGTCCACGAGCAGCGCGCCGCGTCGGCCGAGGATGCGCCACACCTCCTTCTGGTGCGCCTTGTCCGGCACCAGCACGTCGCGGTCGCGGGCGTTGAGGTACGGGTCGAGCGGCGGCAGGAGGCGGACCACCTCGGGTTGCGGCGGGTTCTCGAACGCCTCCATCCGGTCGGCGGGCAGCCACGCGCGTTTGGAGATGGCGACCAGGTCGTCCGGCCACACGTCCTTGACGTCGTGAACGGGCGCGCCGAAGTAGTTCGCCACCTCTGACGGGCCGGCGGGGCCGTGCAGCCGGAGGTAGTCGGCGATCAGCGCGTCGAAGCCGCGTGAGGTGTCGGGGACGGCCTGCCGGTTTTCCAGCGGCACGAACGTCACCGTCTTCTCGGCCGGGTCGAACCGCAGGCCGGCGGGCAGCACGGCGAGCCGGAAGATCGGGTCCAGCACGTGCGTGGTGTCGCAGCCCCGGCACCAGCCGGTGACCTCGGGACGCACCTTCGACGTGAGCCGGGACGACGCCTCGCCTTTCGTCATCGGTTCGGTGACCACTGCGCGCAGTGCGGACGCGACCTCGTGCAGCGCGGCCCGGCCGTCCGCCACGGGTGGGCGGTTCATCCGCGCCACGGCGTCGGCGTCGCTCAACGGCCACAGCCGGGCGGCGAGGTCGGGGACGTCGTCGGGGCGGTGCCAGTGCGGCGCGCCCCGCACGCTCCACGTGAGCGTGAAGGTGGTCAGGTCGGGGACGTGGTCCAGCCGGGCGGCCAGCGCGGGCGTCGCGGACCGTTCCGAGTCCTGGAGGCCGAGGTCGAACACGCGCAGGTCGGACGCGTCGGCGGTGGTCCGGTCGAACTGGTGCGCGGCGACCCGGTAGGCGATCACCCGTTCCCGGTCAGCCAAGGTCGTGGTCCAGGGTGATCAGCTCGTGCTCCAGGCGGGCGGTGCCGGAGATCCCGGCCAGCTCGCCCGTGCCCGACCCCGGCACGATGTGGCCCCAGAACTGGGCGCCGTTCTCCGACATGACCGCGCCGTGCTGGAGCACGAACGTCCCGGACTTGCCGTCCAGCGTGCCGATGAACCGCTCGGTGCCCACGTAGCCCGCAGAGCTGTCCGACGGTTGGCACGTTGTCAGCTCGGCGGTGCTAGTGCCCTCCATGACGCCGCTGTACACCTTGTCCACGAGCACCCGGCCCAGCTGCGGCTCCGCCTCGTCGTACACCGTCTGGTCCCACCGCGTGATCTTGAACGTCGACTTCGATTCCATGTCGGCGATCCTCGCAGCAAATCCTGCCGCCTGCTGTCAGCTATGTGGACAGGTCGGGGTTATCCACAGGCCCGGCCCGCACGCCCTCGATTTGTCGGATCCGCGGGTCGGCCGCCGCGGCGAGCAGGGACTGGCCCGCGCCGTACGAGATGCCGCCGACGTCGATCCGGGCGGGATCGCCGTCGGCCCGCGCCAGACCCCAGTCGATCACCCGGCTCACGTCGGCCACGGTGTCCGGCCACGTCGATCTCGCCGGCCGAGTACTCGCCAGTATCACATGCCTGTGACGCAGCTCACCGCCATGGGTGACGTGGCACGATGCGGTCATGCGGTTCGGGTCACGAGAAGTCGCCGGAGATCGCGCGCTGGTGATGGCCATCGTCAACCGGACGCGCGACTCCTTCTACGACCGCGGCGCCACGTTCGAGGACAACGCCGCCATGGCAGCGGTGGACCGGGCGGTCGCCGACGGCGCGGACATCGTCGACATCGGCGGGGTGAAAGCGGGCTCCAAGGGCGAAGTCGTGGACGCCACCGAAGAGGCACGACGCGTCGTGCCGTTCGTCGCCGCAGTCCGTGAACGGCACCCCGACCTGGTGATCAGCGTCGACACGTGGCGGCACGAGGTGGGCCGGGCCGTGTGCGAGGTGGGCGCCGACCTGATCAACGACACGTGGGCCGGCGCGGACCCGGCGCTGGCCGAGGTGGCGGCCGAGTTCGGCGTGGGCATCGTCTGCTCGCACACCGGCGGCCTGGAGCCGCGCACCGACCCGCACCGCGTCCGGTACACCGACGTGGTGGCGTCCGTGGCGGCGGAACTGGTCGAGCGGGCCGAGCGGATGGTGGCGCTGGGCGTGCCGGCGGCGGGCGTGCTGATCGACCCGACCCACGACTTCGGCAAGAACACCTGGCACGGGCTGGAGCTGCTGCGGCGGCTGGACGAGCTGGTGGCGACCGGGTGGCCGGTGCTGATGGCGTTGTCCAACAAGGACTTCGTCGGCGAGACGCTGGGCGCGGAGGTGGAGGACCGGGTGGACGGCACGCTGGCCGCGACGTCGGTGGCCGCGTGGACCGGCGCGAAGGTGTTCCGCGCGCACCAGGTGCGGCAGACCCGCCGGGTGGTGGAGATGGTGGCCAGCATCGCCGGCACGCGTCCGCCGGCACGGGTGCTGCGGGCGTTGGCCTGATGCCAGACTGGTTCGCGTCCAACACGTGGCAGAGTCCGCAGTGGACGGTGGCGGAGCTGGTGGCGTGCAAGGGAAGTCGCACGATCAGCGTGGTGCTGCCCGCGTTGGACGAAGAGGCGACGGTCGGTGACGTCGTCGGCGTGGTGCGTCCGCTGCTGGGCGGTCTGGTGGACGAGCTCGTGGTGATGGATTCCGGCTCGGTGGACGGCACCGGGCGGAAGGCCGCCGAAGCCGGCGCGCGGGTTGTGCACCGGACGGACGTGCTGCCCGAGCTGGAACCGCGGCCCGGCAAGGGCGAGGTGCTGTGGCGGTCGCTCGCGGCCACGTCCGGTGACCTGGTGGTGTTCCTGGACTCCGACCTGGTGGACCCGGACCCGGAGTTCGTGCCCGCGCTGCTCGGTCCGCTGCTGACGCGGGACGTGCACCTGGTGAAGGGCTTCTACCGACGGCCGTTGCGGCTGGAGAGCACCGGCGGCGGACGGGTCACCGAGCTGACGGCCCGTCCGCTGCTCAACGCGTTGCGGCCGGAGTTGGCTGGTGTCGTGCAGCCGTTGGGCGGGGAGTACGCGGGCACGCGCGAGTTCCTGGAGTCGGTGCCGTTCGCGCCCGGTTACGGCGTGGAGATCGGGCTGCTGCTCGACGCGCACGCCCGGTATGGGCTGGACGGGATAGCGCAGGTCAACCTGGGTGTGCGCAAGCACCGCAACCGGGACCTGCGCCAGCTCGGTCCGATGGCGGCTCAGATCATGGGCACCGCGCTGCGGCGGTGTGGCGTGCCGGTGTCGTCGTCCACGTTGACGCAGTTCGTGCCGTTCGACGGCGAGTGGCTGCCGTCGCCGGTGGACGTGCCGGCGGAGGACCGGCCCGCCATGCGTTCGGTGCTCCAGCGGTCGCGGTAGTAGCCGGGGACTTCGACCAGTTCGGCGTGCGTGCCCTGCTGGGTGATCCGGCCGTCTTCGAACACCAGGATCCGGTCGAAGTCGACCAGTGGCGCGAGCCGGTGCGTGACCAGGACGACGGTTCCACCGGCTTCGTCCAGGACGCGGCGCAGCACGGCGTCACCGTGGTCGATCGCCAGGCCCTCCGCCGGTTCGTCCAGGAGCAGCACTTCGGGGTCGGCGAGCAGTGCGCGGGCCAGCAGCAGCCGTTGGCGTTGACCGCCGGACAGCGCGTCGCCGTCCTCGCCGACGATGGTGTGCCAGGGCACGTCCAAGTCCACCAAGGCGGCCACTCGGTCCAGGTCGTGTTGTGACGCTTCGGGGCGGGCGAACCGGACGTTGGCCTCCACGGTGGCGTGGAAGACGTGCGCGTCGTCCAGCACGCCCTTGGCGACGCCGGGGTGTGCGGCGGCCAACGTCCGTAGATACGTGCTCTTCCCCGCGCCGCTCGCGCCCACGACCCCGACTCGGCCGACGGGCAGGTCCACTTCGGGTGGTGTGGCGTTCTGGGAAGCCAGCACCTCGCGTACCCGGCGGACGGATCCGCGCACCTCGGCCCAGCGTTGGGCGGCGGACGCCAACGGCATCGTCACTTCCAGCACCGCGACCGACCCCAGCACGACGTGCGCGGGGGCGCCGGATCGCAGGAACGCCAGCGCGACCCCGAACTGCACGATCACCGCGACGGCCGCCAGCACCGCCGCACCGAACCCGCCCCGCCGTTCCCCTTCGGCCAGCGCGTCGACCACCCGGCCGGTCGCGGCCAACTCGCGGTCCAGCGCGCCGAACGCGGTCAGCTCGGCGGCGCCGTCCAGCAGCACGACGGTCCGTTCGGCGAGTGTCGACCGCAACGGCGCGAGCGCCTTCAAGTGCCGCACCGAAATACTGTATGCAACCCACGGAATAACGCATACAGTCACCAATAGACCGCATGCCAACGGCCAGGCGAACCCGGTCGCCGCCAACGCGATCGTGCCCACCGTCAACGCCACCGCGCCCGGCAGCAGGCAGCGCAACACAGCATCCTGTATACAGTCCACATCGGACACCAGTCGCGTGAGCGCGTCGCCGCTGGTCAACGGGCGGCGCAGCAGGGCGTCGTAGACCCGGCCCCGAACCTCCGCGAGGTTTCGCAGCACGGCGGAATGCCCGGCCAACCGCTCGACGTACCGCATCCCGCCGCGCGCGACGGCCAACGTCCGCACCGCCACGATCGCCACCGTCAACGCGGACAGCGGCGGCTGCTCGGCGGCACGCATGATGAGCCACACGGCCGTAGTCATGAGCCCGATGCCGGCCAGTTCGGCGGCGACCCCGGCGGCCACCGCGAGCACGAGACGCCTCATCCGAACGCCACCACCCGGTCGACCTCGCCGAGCATCACCTGCCGGTGCGCGACGATCAGCGCCGTACGTCCGGACGCGAGCCGACGCGTGGCCCGCAGCACGGCGTCCTCGGTCCCGGTGTCCAGCCGCGATGTCGGCTCGTCCAGCAGCAGCATCCGCGCGTCGTCCCGGACCAGCGCCCGCGCCAACGCGACCCGCTGCCGTTCACCGGAGGACAGCGGGTGCTCGGCGTCGATGAGGTGCGCCAACCCCATCGCGTCAGCCGCCGCCCGCACGTCACCACTGGAGCCCAGCGCGATGTTCTCGCCGACCGTGCCGGGGAACAACGTCGGCCGCTGCGGCACCCACGCGAGCTGCCGCCACCACGACTCCCGGTCCACGTCCCGCAGGTCCACCCCGCCGACCAGCACTCTCCCGGACGCGGGCGTCACGAAACCCATCACCACCGCCAGCAACGTGCTCTTCCCGACACCGCTCGGCCCCACCAGCGCCACCCGTTCACCGGGCGCGATCCGCAACGACATGCCACCCAACGCCGCCCGCCCCGGATACCGCACCACGACCCGGTCCACGACGATGTCGGCGGTCCGCAGGTCTGGCGTTCGGACGCCCGTCACGGCGGACGTCGCGGTGAGTTGTCCAGCGAGTTGTCCAGTGAGTCGTCCACAGGCGGTGAGTTGTCCACAGGCCGCGCCCGACGGCGCCGAATTGTCGGTCCCTTGTGGCAGTGTCAAATCAAGGGATCCCCTTGGCGGGGACCCGTGCGAAGCCGAGCCTTGCGGGCCAAGGTCCTCCGAAGCCGAAGCCGAAGCCGAAGCCGAAGCCGAAGCCGAAGCCGAAGCCGAAGCCGAAGCCGAAGCCTGAGGCGCTGAGCTTTGCGGCCCGGCGGCCTCCAGCACGGCCAGCCCCTCCGCGGACGCGTGGAACTGGGCGCCGGCTGCTCGCAACGGCAAGTACGCCTCCGGAGCCAGCAGCAGCACCAACAGTGCCACCTGCAACGTCACCCCGCCGTGCAGCAGCCGCAACCCCACTGGCACCGCCACCAAAGCCACGGACAGCGTCGCCACCAACTCCAGCACCAACGCCGACAGGAACGCCACCCGCAACGTCCGCATCGTCGCCGCCGCATGCGCCCCAGCCATCGCCCGCACCGTCTCCGCCTGCGCCGCCGCCCGCCCGAACACCTTCAACGTGCCCAATCCGCGCACCACGTCCAGGAAGTGCCCACCCACGACCGCCAGCCCTGCCCACTGCGCTCGCGTCCGATCCCGCGTGTGCATACCCACCAGCGCCGCGAACACCGGCACCAGCGGCAACGTCACCAGCACCACCACCGCCGACGCGAGGTCGGCGAACGACAACCGCACCACCACCGCGACCGGCACGACCGTCGCCACCACGAGCTGCGGCAGGTACCCGGCGAAGTACGGCTCCACCGCGTCCAGTCCTTTCACCACGAGCGTCGCCACCGACCCGGCCTGCTGACCCGAAAACCCGCCAGACCCGCCAGACCCGCCAGAGCCGCAAGACCGCCGCAACACCCGCTTGCGCAGCGAAGCCTTCATCCGAGCGGCGAACCGCTGCGTCACGACCCGCCCACCCCACACCACCAACCCGCGCACCGAGACCACCGCCACCAACCACCACGCCGACCACCCACCCGCGAGCACCGACGCCAACACCTCCGCCTGCGCCAACACCACAGCCGCCGTGACGACCGCGAGCACGCACAGGACGACGACATACCCCCGGTCAACGTGCCGCACGAGCCATCCGCCAAGTCGCCCACTGGAACACCAGCACCAACGGCACCACCACAACGGCCGCCCACGTCAACACCCGCAACGTCGACAAGTCCGCCATCACCGACACCGTCACCACCGACCGCGCCCCGAACACCGCCACCACCGGCAACGCGCACACCAAAGCGCTGCAACCGAAAGCCACCCGGTAACGCCCACCCCGCAACGCCACCCACACCCCGCCCAGCAGCCCGACGACAACCACCGCCACCAACCCGAAAGCAGGGACCGGCACCGACCCGGCCGTCAACACCGCCGCAACCACGAACGCAACACAAGGCAGCACAAGGGAAACCGCGACCGAAACCACCCGCCGACGCAACTCGCCGGACAACCGCCAAGCCAGGAAAACCGCGCCGTGCAAAGAGAACAGCGCCACGAACCCGGCACCCCACAACACCGACGGCCCGCCGAGCACCCGTCCCAGCAGCACGCCCCAGCCCACCGCGACCACCAGAGCCCCGCCCACCAACAGGAAATCCCACCCCGGCGACCGCAGCTGCACGGCGACCGTGAAGCACACCAACCCGGCCAACAACACCGCGAACACCGAGTGCTGCGACGACAACAACTCGCCTTCCAACCGGGGGAACGCGCCGAACAGCACGCCCACCGCGGCGACCAGCCACACCTCGTTGCCGAGGAAGAACGGCGTCATCGCCCGCAACACCTCACGCCGCGACGGCTCGTCCCGACCGACCAGCCGCAGCAGCAGCCCGACCCCGTAGTCGAACCCGGCCAGCGCGAAGTACCCGCAGGTCAGGAACGCCAACAGGACAACCCACACACCTTCCACGACACACCCCTCACAGAGCCGGAACTCGCCGAGCCGGAACTCACAGAGCCGGAACGAGCGGCGACACGGGCGCCTCGTCGGAGAACACCGGCCCGCGCCGCACCAGCCGGGCGATCAGCACCCAGTCGGCGACCGCCAGCACCGCGAACACGGCCGTGAACGCGACGAACGACACGAGCATCTGGTCCCGGCTCACGTGCGACACCGCGTCCGCCGTCGTCAGCAACCCCTGCACCAACCACGGCTGCCGCCCGATCTCGCGGAACAGCCACCCGCCGATCGCCGCCACGAACGGCAGCGGGATGCCGAGCACCATCAGGTACAGCGGGAACCGCAGCCGCACCACCCAGTCGCGGAACAGCAGTGGCACGGTCGCCCAGCTCACCAGCAGCAGCACGAACCCGATCTGGATCATGAACCCGAGGCCGATCCCGTCCAGCGCGCCGACCGTGTCCAACTTCTCCGGCTGGTGCTCCTGCACGACCGGGAACTGCCCGAACCCGAACCCGATCAGCATCGGCGTGGCCAACGCGGTGAGCACCACGCCCAAGCGGAGCGACCGGCGGAAGAAGTCGACCTCGGTGGTGCGCCGGATGAAGTGGTAGGCGCTGACCCCGGTCACGAACACGCCGCCCACGGTCAGCGCGGCGAAGCACACGTGCAGGAACGCCGTCACGAACGTCGGGTTGGCGAGCAGCGCGGAGAAGTCGACCATCCGCAGCACGCCGTCCCGCAGCTCGTGCCCGACGGGGTTCTGGAGGAACGCGTTCGCCATCATGATCCAGAACGCCGACGCGAACGCCGTCAGCGCCACCAGCCAGATCAACGCCAGGTGCGCCCACTTGTTCAACCGGTCCCAGCCGAAGATCCACAGGCCGAGGAACGTCGACTCCAGGAAGAACGCCACCAGCGTCTCCATCGCCAGCGGCGCGCCGAACACGTCACCCGCGAACGTCGACAGGCCCGACCAGTTCAGCCCGAACTGGAACTCCATGACGATGCCGGTCGCGATGCCGAGCGCGTAGTTGACCACGTAGAGCCGTCCCCAGAAGCGCGTCATCCGCGCGTGCACCGGGTCGGCGGACAGCGTGGCCCGCGTCTGCGTCACCGCGACCACCGTCACCAGCCCGAGCGTGAGCAGCACGAACAGGAAGTGGAACGACGTGGTGGTGGCGAACTGGAGGCGGGCCAGTCCCAAGGCATCCATGAGTAGGGAAGTTATATGTAGGCAGGCAACGTAACATCGGGGATGTCCCCGATTCCGACCCCGGTCCGGAATCCGTAAAGTCACCGAACATGAAGTCCGACGCGCTGCGAGGCCACCTCGACGGGCTCCTGCTGGCCACGCTCGACGGTGGCCGGCTGCACGGTTACGCCATCATCGAGGCGTTGCAGCGGCGCAGCGGCGGCGCGCTCGACCTGCCCACCGGCACCGTCTACCCGGCCCTGCGCCGACTGGAGACGGCCGGTCTGGTCGCCAGCGAGTGGAGCACCGTCGGCGGAAGGCAGCGCCGCACCTACCGGCTCACCCAGGCCGGCCGGCGGGCCCTGGCCGCCGAACGCACCGCGTGGCGCGAGTTCACCACCGCGATCGAAGGCGTGCTGGGAGGTGGACCGTGGCCGGCACAGGCCTGATCGACGACTACGTCACCGCGCTGGACCGGCGGTTGCGCGGCCCGGAGCACGTGAAGGACGACCTGCTCGCCGAAGCGCGCGACAGCCTCCACGACGCCGCCGCCGCGCACCGGGACGACGGGCTCGCCGAGGACGCCGCCCAACGCCGCGCCGTCGCCGAGTTCGGTCCCGTCACCGAGATCGCCCGCGAGTACCAGGGCCTGCTCGGCCTGGCGCACGGCACGCGCACCCTCCGCGCGGTGATGCTGGTCATCCCGCTCGTGCACATCATGTGGGAGCTGAACCGCCGGTTCTGGATCGGCGCCTGGAACGACTTCGACGCCCCGCCGCCCGACTGGTACCTGCTGGTCGCCCGCCTCAACGACACCTCGGCGTGGGTCGTGGCCGGCGTGGCCGTGCTCGCGCTGCTCGTCGGTCGGCGGCTCGCCCGGACGGCGGTCAGCACGGTGACCCTGGCCAGGCTCGCGGGCGTGGTCGCCGTCGGCGCGGTCGCAGTCACCGCGTCCGGCAACGTGGCGATCCTGGCCGCCACCGCCTACCTCGACGCGGCGAGGCTGCTCATGTCGCCACCGGTGGCCGCCGCGACCGTCGTGTCGTTCGTCGTGGTGCTCCGGCTGGCCGTACTCGCCCGCCGGTGTGTGGTGTTCTCGTCGGTGTGACCGGCGGATGTGTCACGATCGTGTCGTGACCTCAGCGCTCATCTACATAGTCGTCATGGCACTCGTGGCGGCCGTGGTGTTCCTGCTGGCCGCGCTGGTGTTCGGGCGCGGCGAGGAACTGGCCCCGCTGCCGCCCGGCGCGTCGCCGACCCGGCTCCCGGCCGAGGACGTGACCCCCGACGACGTGCGCGACCTGAAGTTCCAGCAGGTCCTGCGCGGCTACAAGATGACCGAGGTGGACTGGGTGCTCGAGCGCCTGGCCGGCGAGGTCGAGCGGCTGCGCGGCCGGGTCGACGAGCTGGAGGCCGAGCTGGGGACGAGCCCGCAGCTCGAAGCCGAAGCCGAAGCCGAACCCGAGCGGGTGCTGGAGCCCGAACGTGACCCGGCCTGACCTCGCGCGGTGCCCGTGGGGCGAGAGCACGCCCGACTACGTCGAGTACCACGACACCGAGTGGGGCGTCGAGCTGCACGGCGAGACGGCCATGTTCGAACGCATGTCGCTCGAGTCGTTCCAGTCCGGCCTGTCCTGGATCACCATCCTGCGCAAGCGGGAGAACTTCCGGACCGCGTTCGCGGGCTTCGTGCCCGAGGTGGTGGCGGAGTTCGGGTCGGACGACTTCGACCGGCTGATGGCCGACGCGGGCATCGTCCGCAACCGGGCGAAGATCAACGCGACGATCAACAACGCCCGCGCGATCGCCAAGCTGGACGTGCCGCTGGACGACCTGCTGTGGTCGTTCGCCCCCGAGCACCACGAACGGCCCGCCACGATCGCCGACGTGCCCGCCGTCACACCCGAGTCGAAGGCGATGGCCAAGGAGCTGAAGCGCCGCGGCTTCGTGTTCCTCGGCCCCACCACCTGCTACGCGTTGATGCAGGCCACGGGCATGGTCGACGACCACATCGCGACCTGCTTCCGCGCCACCGCCGCCTCTACCGCCCCGTGAAGCCGGGCTTCCGCTTGGCCACGAACGCGGCGACCGCCTCCCGGTGGTCCGCCGTGGCGCCCGCCTCCGCCTGCGTGCGGGCCTCCACCTCCAGCGCCGCCTCAAGCGCGCCGGTGAACGCCATCGCCTCCTTGATCTTGGCGTAGGCGGTGGTCGGCCCGGCGGCCAGCTTCCGGGCCAGCGCCTGCGCCGTGGACAGCACCTCGGCGTCCGGCACGACCTGGCCCACCAGGCCGATCCGCAACGCCTCCTCCGCGCCCACCGGCTGCGCGAGCAGCATCATCTCCATCGCCCGGCCGTGCCCGATCAGCCGCGGCAGCGTCCAGGACGCGCCCGAATCGGCGGTCAGGCCCACGTTGGCGAACGCCATCAGGAACTTCGCGCCCGCGGCGGCCACCCGCAGGTCGCTCGCGAAGGCCAGCGAGGCGCCCGCACCCGCCGCCATGCCGTTCACGGCCGCGATGACCGGCTTCGGCATGCCCACGATCGCCTTGACCAACGGGTTGTAGTGCTTCTCCACCGTGTTCAGCGGCGCCGGGTCGCCCGCCTCCAGCAGCGCGATGTGCTCCTTCAGGTCCTGACCCGCGCAGAACGCCTTCCCGGCGCCCGTGACGACCACCGCGCGCACCTCGTCGTCCTCGGCCGCCTCGACCACGGCCTCCAGGAACCGCTCCTTCAGCGCCAGCGTGAACGAGTTGAACGACTCGGGCCGGTTGAGCGTGAAGGTGCGAACGCCGTCAGCGTCGTCGATGAGGAGTTCGGACACGGGGGACCTCCGGTCAGTGATGGGCAAGGCTGTCGTCGACGAACGCGGCCACCGCGGGCGCGAGGCGGTTGGTGTGCCGGTCGAAGAA
This is a stretch of genomic DNA from Saccharothrix ecbatanensis. It encodes these proteins:
- a CDS encoding DNA glycosylase AlkZ-like family protein; the encoded protein is MADRERVIAYRVAAHQFDRTTADASDLRVFDLGLQDSERSATPALAARLDHVPDLTTFTLTWSVRGAPHWHRPDDVPDLAARLWPLSDADAVARMNRPPVADGRAALHEVASALRAVVTEPMTKGEASSRLTSKVRPEVTGWCRGCDTTHVLDPIFRLAVLPAGLRFDPAEKTVTFVPLENRQAVPDTSRGFDALIADYLRLHGPAGPSEVANYFGAPVHDVKDVWPDDLVAISKRAWLPADRMEAFENPPQPEVVRLLPPLDPYLNARDRDVLVPDKAHQKEVWRILGRRGALLVDGEILGTWQAKAATDRLDVKLSPFVPLDVDMFAEEANRLATARGLGEARVS
- a CDS encoding DUF3224 domain-containing protein; amino-acid sequence: MESKSTFKITRWDQTVYDEAEPQLGRVLVDKVYSGVMEGTSTAELTTCQPSDSSAGYVGTERFIGTLDGKSGTFVLQHGAVMSENGAQFWGHIVPGSGTGELAGISGTARLEHELITLDHDLG
- the folP gene encoding dihydropteroate synthase; this translates as MRFGSREVAGDRALVMAIVNRTRDSFYDRGATFEDNAAMAAVDRAVADGADIVDIGGVKAGSKGEVVDATEEARRVVPFVAAVRERHPDLVISVDTWRHEVGRAVCEVGADLINDTWAGADPALAEVAAEFGVGIVCSHTGGLEPRTDPHRVRYTDVVASVAAELVERAERMVALGVPAAGVLIDPTHDFGKNTWHGLELLRRLDELVATGWPVLMALSNKDFVGETLGAEVEDRVDGTLAATSVAAWTGAKVFRAHQVRQTRRVVEMVASIAGTRPPARVLRALA
- a CDS encoding glucosyl-3-phosphoglycerate synthase, with the protein product MPDWFASNTWQSPQWTVAELVACKGSRTISVVLPALDEEATVGDVVGVVRPLLGGLVDELVVMDSGSVDGTGRKAAEAGARVVHRTDVLPELEPRPGKGEVLWRSLAATSGDLVVFLDSDLVDPDPEFVPALLGPLLTRDVHLVKGFYRRPLRLESTGGGRVTELTARPLLNALRPELAGVVQPLGGEYAGTREFLESVPFAPGYGVEIGLLLDAHARYGLDGIAQVNLGVRKHRNRDLRQLGPMAAQIMGTALRRCGVPVSSSTLTQFVPFDGEWLPSPVDVPAEDRPAMRSVLQRSR
- the cydD gene encoding thiol reductant ABC exporter subunit CydD, with amino-acid sequence MRHVDRGYVVVLCVLAVVTAAVVLAQAEVLASVLAGGWSAWWLVAVVSVRGLVVWGGRVVTQRFAARMKASLRKRVLRRSCGSGGSGGSGGFSGQQAGSVATLVVKGLDAVEPYFAGYLPQLVVATVVPVAVVVRLSFADLASAVVVLVTLPLVPVFAALVGMHTRDRTRAQWAGLAVVGGHFLDVVRGLGTLKVFGRAAAQAETVRAMAGAHAAATMRTLRVAFLSALVLELVATLSVALVAVPVGLRLLHGGVTLQVALLVLLLAPEAYLPLRAAGAQFHASAEGLAVLEAAGPQSSAPQASASASASASASASASASASASEDLGPQGSASHGSPPRGSLDLTLPQGTDNSAPSGAACGQLTACGRLTGQLAGQLTATSAVTGVRTPDLRTADIVVDRVVVRYPGRAALGGMSLRIAPGERVALVGPSGVGKSTLLAVVMGFVTPASGRVLVGGVDLRDVDRESWWRQLAWVPQRPTLFPGTVGENIALGSSGDVRAAADAMGLAHLIDAEHPLSSGERQRVALARALVRDDARMLLLDEPTSRLDTGTEDAVLRATRRLASGRTALIVAHRQVMLGEVDRVVAFG
- a CDS encoding cytochrome d ubiquinol oxidase subunit II produces the protein MEGVWVVLLAFLTCGYFALAGFDYGVGLLLRLVGRDEPSRREVLRAMTPFFLGNEVWLVAAVGVLFGAFPRLEGELLSSQHSVFAVLLAGLVCFTVAVQLRSPGWDFLLVGGALVVAVGWGVLLGRVLGGPSVLWGAGFVALFSLHGAVFLAWRLSGELRRRVVSVAVSLVLPCVAFVVAAVLTAGSVPVPAFGLVAVVVVGLLGGVWVALRGGRYRVAFGCSALVCALPVVAVFGARSVVTVSVMADLSTLRVLTWAAVVVVPLVLVFQWATWRMARAAR
- a CDS encoding cytochrome ubiquinol oxidase subunit I, whose translation is MDALGLARLQFATTTSFHFLFVLLTLGLVTVVAVTQTRATLSADPVHARMTRFWGRLYVVNYALGIATGIVMEFQFGLNWSGLSTFAGDVFGAPLAMETLVAFFLESTFLGLWIFGWDRLNKWAHLALIWLVALTAFASAFWIMMANAFLQNPVGHELRDGVLRMVDFSALLANPTFVTAFLHVCFAALTVGGVFVTGVSAYHFIRRTTEVDFFRRSLRLGVVLTALATPMLIGFGFGQFPVVQEHQPEKLDTVGALDGIGLGFMIQIGFVLLLVSWATVPLLFRDWVVRLRFPLYLMVLGIPLPFVAAIGGWLFREIGRQPWLVQGLLTTADAVSHVSRDQMLVSFVAFTAVFAVLAVADWVLIARLVRRGPVFSDEAPVSPLVPAL
- a CDS encoding PadR family transcriptional regulator, with the translated sequence MKSDALRGHLDGLLLATLDGGRLHGYAIIEALQRRSGGALDLPTGTVYPALRRLETAGLVASEWSTVGGRQRRTYRLTQAGRRALAAERTAWREFTTAIEGVLGGGPWPAQA
- a CDS encoding permease prefix domain 1-containing protein — translated: MAGTGLIDDYVTALDRRLRGPEHVKDDLLAEARDSLHDAAAAHRDDGLAEDAAQRRAVAEFGPVTEIAREYQGLLGLAHGTRTLRAVMLVIPLVHIMWELNRRFWIGAWNDFDAPPPDWYLLVARLNDTSAWVVAGVAVLALLVGRRLARTAVSTVTLARLAGVVAVGAVAVTASGNVAILAATAYLDAARLLMSPPVAAATVVSFVVVLRLAVLARRCVVFSSV
- a CDS encoding DivIVA domain-containing protein encodes the protein MTSALIYIVVMALVAAVVFLLAALVFGRGEELAPLPPGASPTRLPAEDVTPDDVRDLKFQQVLRGYKMTEVDWVLERLAGEVERLRGRVDELEAELGTSPQLEAEAEAEPERVLEPERDPA
- a CDS encoding DNA-3-methyladenine glycosylase I; translation: MTRPDLARCPWGESTPDYVEYHDTEWGVELHGETAMFERMSLESFQSGLSWITILRKRENFRTAFAGFVPEVVAEFGSDDFDRLMADAGIVRNRAKINATINNARAIAKLDVPLDDLLWSFAPEHHERPATIADVPAVTPESKAMAKELKRRGFVFLGPTTCYALMQATGMVDDHIATCFRATAASTAP
- a CDS encoding enoyl-CoA hydratase-related protein — its product is MSELLIDDADGVRTFTLNRPESFNSFTLALKERFLEAVVEAAEDDEVRAVVVTGAGKAFCAGQDLKEHIALLEAGDPAPLNTVEKHYNPLVKAIVGMPKPVIAAVNGMAAGAGASLAFASDLRVAAAGAKFLMAFANVGLTADSGASWTLPRLIGHGRAMEMMLLAQPVGAEEALRIGLVGQVVPDAEVLSTAQALARKLAAGPTTAYAKIKEAMAFTGALEAALEVEARTQAEAGATADHREAVAAFVAKRKPGFTGR